The following proteins come from a genomic window of Malus sylvestris chromosome 4, drMalSylv7.2, whole genome shotgun sequence:
- the LOC126618555 gene encoding uncharacterized protein LOC126618555, with protein sequence MDRGGEGNHCVHEDHTSSKVLFLAHRELKDILTRLGVLRWRFLDVGISRYASLKFWSEVQGFLGEIQWFWELEIVLLLLARPIRRTSIARLGVGVTTQLHICLR encoded by the exons ATGGATCGAGGTGGAGAAGGGAACCATTGTGTTCATGAGGATcatacgagttcaaaggtacTATTTTTAG CTCACAGGGAGCTTAAGGATATCCTTACGAGGCTCGGAGTACTTCGTTGGAGgtttttggacgtcgggatatCGAGATATGCAAGTTTAAAGTTTTGGTCGGAAGTTCAGGGATTCTTAGGCGAGATCCAGTGGTTTTGGGagcttgaaattg TACTTCTCCTATTGGCGAGACCTATCCGGAGGACGAGCATAGCCAGGCTAGGcgtgggggttacgacccagctgcatatct GTCTTAGGTAG